GGAAACAAATCGGATGCTATGTCTTTATTGAACAAGTAGATAGCATCTGTACGCTTAGATTCTATAGTAACTACCTGTACAGTGGTTTTATATTGCGTGGTCTTTTCTTTTACCTTAAACTGCACAATAGCATCAAAAGACACAGACCCATCCGAACTGATCAGATCGAAATCTGTAATAAACTCCTGCACTGCTGTTGAATACGCTCTCATAAAAAATAAACTAGTGTTGTACAAATTAAAAAAATCAAGCCATATCTCATAGTAATTCATTAATTATTTGTAAAAAATTATTCACGTAATTATTGGTATGCCATTTGATGCTAATTAATAACAAAAATCACTCGAATGACTTCCAATGAATTTAATATGCTGAATAAGGAAATGCAGACAAGCATTTTGTGGAACCAGGGAATAGTAATTTCCGAAAGACAAGATCGCGGCACTGCCTATATTCTTTACAGCATTGGTTCTTTTTATGTAGAATTGAAATATGTGAACAACTCCCTGGTTGCTATTAAAGGATTTACCTGCACCGATATGTTGGATCCTTACATTGATAATATTCCTATTTACACTTCACTTCCTTTTTTGCTGGAGTAAAAAATTTCATTGAACACATCATTTATCACTCACAAGGCTGTGTGATTATCTCTATATATTTGCATCTCTTTTTAAATACTAAAACTTAAATTCATGAAAAAAATTCTGCTTACAGTCTTATTGGCAACAACATGCATGGTTGTAAAAACATCTGCACAAACAACTACTTCTACCGGAGAGATAACACCTAAAAACTCATGGTTAAAAGCCGGGCTTACTGTTGGATTGCCGGTTGGCGATGCCTCCAATGTAAGCTCTTTTACCGCCGGCATTGAACTTCGTGGACAGGTAATGAGCACCAACCATTGGGGATTTGGCTTGGCAAGTGGCTATGACCATTTCTTTCCTAAAAGCGGGTTTAGCTCTTTCGGCGAAATTCCTTTAGGCGTAATGATCCGTTATTATCCGGAGGCGAAAGGTTTTTTTGCCGGCATTGATGGTGGTTATACTTTCTTAACCAACTTTGGAAATACTTCCGGAGGCGCTTACATTAAACCACAAATAGGTTATCATGATTATAACTGGAATTTTTATGCATTGTATAATCATGTATTTGTTGACGGCAGCGCTGTACAAAACGTTGGCATAGGCGCTACTTACAATCTTCGATTTAAATAAAGCGTTCACCAATAAACACATTTAAAAAGAGCGTAGCAATAATTGCTACGCTCTTTATTTAATAAGATGTTGCTGAATTGAAAAGTTATGCAGCTGCCATGCCGTAACATTCATCTGCACAACGGCGACAGGCTATTGCACATTTTTTACAATGTTCCATATCATGTCGTTCACATTCCTTTGCACAGCGTGTACGTATATCGGCGCATATCCTGCATAATTCATCCGCCGTTTCGCCCCGTATGCTCATTACCTGCACCGCAGCATTACAAACTATTGAACATTCTATATTTAACTCAATACATGCTTTCATCATTTTAACAGTAGCCTCTTGCAGGCAGGCAGAAGTGCAATTATTACATGCCACCATACAATCCAGGCAAGCATCAATACACCATTGATAATTTCCTTCTTTCATAATTAAAGTTTAAATAAAGAGTGAAAAAACAATGCCACCTACTATGGCAGGAATATTGAGCCTTTTTTTTATAAAATTATTAGCATGAGCCTACAAAAAAAACCTGGTGATAAAGCCACTCACAAAACAGTTACCCATACAGATAAAGCGATCGCTATTGCAGGTGTTAAAAAGCCTGCAAAAAAAGACAGATCAGAACACCATCCCGTTTCAACCGGTTCAGCAAATGCATTTGAAGGTACCGAAGATGTAAGAGAATAATTATTGATTGTGTGGAACTTGTAGAAATTACTTCCCGTTAATGGAAAAAATAAAGATGCTTTTATCAATGAATCATAATGGTATATATTTTGTTTTTTTAATGACAGAGGAGAATGTACGTATGAAAGACAAAATTATTATAGTAGATGATGATCCCGGTATCCAGGAAATAATAAAAGTTATTTTTGATAAGGCAGGTTATGAAACCACCGTTTTTTCAAACGGGAATAATATTTTCACCGGTCAATATCAATTACCCGATATTTTTCTGTTAGACAAAGAGCTGGTGGGCAAAAGCGGTTCAGATATCTGCAAGTTTTTAAAATCGCAAAGGAAAACAAAAGATATCCCGGTAATTTTATTTTCTGCTATATCCGATCTGGATAAAGTTGCTAAAGAAGCAGGTGCAGATAATTATATTGAAAAACCATTCTTAAAAACTGAATTATTGGACAAAGTAGCAGCAGCATTAAGACATGACAATAATTTAAGAGCATCTGCCTGAGAAATGATAAAACAACTTTCAATAGCATTTTTATCGCTGTTGCTGCTAACCGATTGCAGCAAAAAACACACTCCTGAAAAAAACACTACAACAAAAATTGTAGTTCCCAAAGGTCCTTGGCCAAAAACACTTTCATTAAATGATAAGGTAGCTAAAAGAGCTGTTGACGGCAGGTTATATTTTGACCTGGATGGAAAACGTTATTGGAAAAATTACAATGATGGTAAATACTATTTATTCAATAAGAAAATGTATGATGATCCTGCCTTTAAGCCGCATTAAATGAGTTTCAAAATCCCAAAAACAAATTCCACCGGAAACTCGCACAAGCAATTAAAGACTCAATTCTTTATGTATTTTTACCAAAACTATTTAGATGGATGTACAAATAGAAGCCTCCTGGAAGAAGGTTTTAAAAGATGAGTTTACCAAACCTTATTTTCTAGAGATAGTAACTTTTTTAAAAACAGAAAAAGCAGCAGGCAAAACGATCTATCCTCCCGGTCCGCTTATTTTCAACGCATTCAATCAAACTACTTTTGATAAAGTAAAAGTAGTGATATTAGGACAAGACCCTTATCACGGCCCGGGGCAGGCACATGGTCTAAGCTTTTCTGTGCCGAATGGCATAAAGCCTCCTCCATCTTTAGTTAATATTTATAAAGAAATAGAAAAAGATATTGGTGTGGCAATGCCACTACAGTATGGCAATCTTACACATTGGGCCGAACAAGGCGTTTTATTGTTAAATGCTGTACTAACGGTAAGGGCTAATGAGCCTGCCAGTCATGCAAAGATCGGATGGATGAATTTTACAGATGCAGTTATCCGGAAATTATCTGAAGAAAAAGAAGGTGTGGTATTTTTATTATGGGGGCGTTTTGCACAGGACAAACAAACCTTAATAGATGAAACCAAACATCATGTATTAAAAGCAGCACACCCCTCTCCTTTTTCTGCGGATAAAGGTTTTTTTGGTTGCAAGCATTTTTCCAAAACAAATGAATTTTTGACCAGGCAAGGTTCTGAACCTATTGACTGGAAATTATTAACTCCTTAATATGAGAAGTATTCTTGCTCGTTTATGGGCTATATGGGCTTTACTATGGTTTGTTATTACCATGTTGCTGTTCTTCATTCCTTTTTGCTGTTGTTTTTTTTGGAAAGAACCAAAGAGAAGTCATGTATCTTATCCATTATTTCGTTTATGGATGGATTTTTATCTTCCGGCAGTAGGCGTGTTTGTAAAAGTTGTTGGACTGGAAAATTTTAAAGAAGGTAAAAATTATATTGTCGTTTGCAATCACAGAACATTAATGGACATTCCTATTTCCTCCACAAGAATTCCCGGAGCCAATAAAACCATTGCCAAAATTGAATTTGCAAGAGTCCCTATTTTTGGAACTTTGTATAAGTTAGGCTCCGTATTGGTGGATAGAAAAGATAAAAATAGCCGTCGCAACAGCTTATTACAAATGAAATGGGTGCTACAAAATGGTTTGCACATGTGCATTTATCCGGAAGGCACCCGCAATAAAACCAATAATCCTTTAAATGAGTTTCACAGCGGCGCTTTTAAATTGTCGGTAGATACAAGAAAAGAAATACTACCTGCGATCCTGTTTAATACCAACAAGGTACTCCCTAATAATAAATTCTTTTATTTTCTACCGGGCAAAATAGAATTTCATTTTTTAAACCCGATACCACCAGGTAATGATGTTGAAGACTTAAAAGAAGAGGTTTTTAATGCCATGCAAAATTATTACGAATGTAATACCTGAAGCGGAAAACGTCAGTCGTGAGTTATAAGCTACGTTCAAATCTTTTACACCTTTCACGCATCACGTCTAACGTTACTTATATCCTTCCAAAGCAAATACCGAGAAAGAGGATAACCAATGATCAATATCGTAATTACCTTTTCCAATGCTTTCCTGTGCATAATCCCACATTTCTTTTTCGGCGTTAATCCAGGCTTTTCTCACATCTTCACTTAAGGCATTTGCAGGTAATGATTTTAAAATACCATTTAAACACCAAATACGGTTCAAATGAAAACCATCAAAGTGCGAGGAGTAACTAGTATGTTTTTTAAGGTGCTGTACTTTTAAAACTTCTGCAACACCATCTGTTGTAAATAAGTCCGGAGCAAAATTATGTAACCATTTTACATATTCATCTGCCGGCAATACTTTCCGCATCAGATCGGCTATCAATAATCCCGCACTCATAAAATCATAATCAAAAGGCTCTTTTGCCAAAGGAAACTCTTGTTCAAAAGATCCATAAAATTTTTTCGAAACAGTCAATATCACTTTTTCCAATGAAGCTTTATTAGCAGCACGTGCATAATCCAACGCAAATGATAATCCAAAGGCTGTACTAAAATGATTACCGGTAAAATTAGCCTCAGATATAAATGGAAACTCAAGCATGTACTTGGAAACAATATAATCAGTCAATGGCTGCAAATTCTTATTCCATTTTTTTGCTAAAGGATTATCCCATGTTAATAATTCTTCTGATACCTTTAAGAGCCAGGAGGTCCCATACGGAAATTCAAAATCATCGTCCTGGTGCGTTTTTACATATTGCAGTTCTACCAAAATATTTTCGGCTTTAAAGCTTTGCTCTAACTTTTCTTTTATAGCTGCTGCTTCCGGAATGTTCGGATAAGTTTTCAATAATTTCAATAAGGCCCAATGATTGTGTACGCTGGAATGCCAGTCGTAACAACCATAAAATGAAGGCCATAATTTTTCCGGCGGCTTTAAATCCTCTGCTTTTGTTAAACGTTCCCAATAATAATGCGGATAGATACTGTCTGTACAAGCCAAAGATAGATTTGCAAAATAAGATGCACCATCAGTGCTTAATGTTAATCTGCCATCAGTTAATGTAGTTGTAAGCGTTTTTGTTGCAGCCGTTTCAACCAATGGCTGCGTAAAACCTTGGAGACTAACTAATAATAGTGTAATAACGGATAACTTTCTCATAGTAAGTTTTGTTAAGTAAATATAAGAAAAAGATCGTGGCTGTAACCGATCGTATCGATTAGCGGCATTGGTCCGGGCTTTACGCTTGTAGTGCCTGCTACGCTACATTCCCGGCGCACAGCGGCAGCTACCGCTTCAATCCCGCAGCTTCCCAGCTATGCAATTTATTTCAGCATCATCTTTTCAATAATTTTATTTTACATTCGGCAATCTAAAAAAAGCTCGCAACTATGGATACTAATAAAACGAAATTGCTGCAGGCAATACTTATATTGATCATCATTCAGGTAATCACGAATTGGTATTTTGATTTCTCTTACTTAAAATATTTTTTTTTAAATCCTAGCATGGCTGATTGGGAGTTTGGTATTTTGCAAAACTTCTTATTTCTTTTTGTTTTGCCTTATGCAACCTACCTTTTGTATCAAAAGAAAAGCGCCGGTTATGTTTTGCTGCTTTATTATTTTAGCTTTACACCCTCTTCCACATTATTTGCTTATCTAAAATATCCTTGGCGGTTTCCATATAATAGTATAACACCCTTCCTATTTATTATTATCAGGATCATTACGCTTATACTTCTTGTTCCTTTAAAATTTTTCAGTAAAAGTTCAAAATGGCTGGCGATTATAACAGGCGTTTTGGCTTCCACTCTAACACTCACCATTTATATGCCGTTTATATTAGTCTTCGTTTCTTTACCCTTACTTATTATAATCATAGTTTGGGATGTAAAATTATTTTTAAAAAATAAGTTAGGTTTAGAAGACAAGAAAGCTTTATCCAATCTATTCAAAACAAAACTTAAAATGTGCTTAATTCCTTTTTTGATTTCTATTCCGCTTTATTTTATTATTCCATTTTCTTCCAGCCTCACAGTAGAATTATATTTTATAACGCCGGCAGTTGTTGCATTCATATGGTTTCAGCTGGCTTTAGCCAAAAAGACCAACTTAAGCCTGATTACTCAAAATTATTATTGGACGATGTTTATGTTGTATTGTCTGTTATTTGGAAGCCTGGCAATCTATTCGCTTGCGGCGTCTTTTTCTTCGATGCATTTTTAAAGAAAATATATAGCTATTGCTGATCCGGCTGCAGGTCGTAAAATATTCTTACTAAATTATTTTCACCAACGGTAGTTTCAATATTAAATGACTTACGTTTTTTACCATCAATGATCTCCATCATTGATGTATTGGGAGGAATACTTCCTAAATTTTCAGCTCTGAAGATAATTGTATTAGGTCCCGGTTTTAATAATACTGTGAAGAATTGTGTTTTTTTAGTAACTCTCATATTTTGCACCAGCCATTTACCGTTAATTTCTATTGACACACTATCTCCATCCTC
The Ferruginibacter albus DNA segment above includes these coding regions:
- a CDS encoding lysophospholipid acyltransferase family protein, producing MRSILARLWAIWALLWFVITMLLFFIPFCCCFFWKEPKRSHVSYPLFRLWMDFYLPAVGVFVKVVGLENFKEGKNYIVVCNHRTLMDIPISSTRIPGANKTIAKIEFARVPIFGTLYKLGSVLVDRKDKNSRRNSLLQMKWVLQNGLHMCIYPEGTRNKTNNPLNEFHSGAFKLSVDTRKEILPAILFNTNKVLPNNKFFYFLPGKIEFHFLNPIPPGNDVEDLKEEVFNAMQNYYECNT
- a CDS encoding response regulator; its protein translation is MEKIKMLLSMNHNGIYFVFLMTEENVRMKDKIIIVDDDPGIQEIIKVIFDKAGYETTVFSNGNNIFTGQYQLPDIFLLDKELVGKSGSDICKFLKSQRKTKDIPVILFSAISDLDKVAKEAGADNYIEKPFLKTELLDKVAAALRHDNNLRASA
- the ung gene encoding uracil-DNA glycosylase, with amino-acid sequence MDVQIEASWKKVLKDEFTKPYFLEIVTFLKTEKAAGKTIYPPGPLIFNAFNQTTFDKVKVVILGQDPYHGPGQAHGLSFSVPNGIKPPPSLVNIYKEIEKDIGVAMPLQYGNLTHWAEQGVLLLNAVLTVRANEPASHAKIGWMNFTDAVIRKLSEEKEGVVFLLWGRFAQDKQTLIDETKHHVLKAAHPSPFSADKGFFGCKHFSKTNEFLTRQGSEPIDWKLLTP
- a CDS encoding DUF2891 family protein; amino-acid sequence: MRKLSVITLLLVSLQGFTQPLVETAATKTLTTTLTDGRLTLSTDGASYFANLSLACTDSIYPHYYWERLTKAEDLKPPEKLWPSFYGCYDWHSSVHNHWALLKLLKTYPNIPEAAAIKEKLEQSFKAENILVELQYVKTHQDDDFEFPYGTSWLLKVSEELLTWDNPLAKKWNKNLQPLTDYIVSKYMLEFPFISEANFTGNHFSTAFGLSFALDYARAANKASLEKVILTVSKKFYGSFEQEFPLAKEPFDYDFMSAGLLIADLMRKVLPADEYVKWLHNFAPDLFTTDGVAEVLKVQHLKKHTSYSSHFDGFHLNRIWCLNGILKSLPANALSEDVRKAWINAEKEMWDYAQESIGKGNYDIDHWLSSFSVFALEGYK
- a CDS encoding four-helix bundle copper-binding protein codes for the protein MKEGNYQWCIDACLDCMVACNNCTSACLQEATVKMMKACIELNIECSIVCNAAVQVMSIRGETADELCRICADIRTRCAKECERHDMEHCKKCAIACRRCADECYGMAAA